GGTCGGCACCGACGCGCAGCAGCGCGCCGCGCATACCGGCGTCACCGGTTTCCGCGACCCGGCCAAGGCGATCCCCGCCGCCGCACTGACCAACCCCGACGCCGACCAGCTCGAGCGCGTGCTGGCCTACGGCAAACCGGTCACGCTGAAGCTCGATCTCGACTGCGGCGTGGTCGGCGAATACACCGGCGCCAACGTGATCGGCGAGATCACCGGCCGCAAGCACCCCGACCAAGTGGTGGCGATCGGCGGCCACCTCGATTCATGGGACCTGGGTACCGGCGCGATCGACGACGGCGCCGGCGTGGCGATCGCGATGGCCGCCGGCAAGCTGATCCGCGACCTGCCGCAGCGGCCCGACCGCACGATCCGCGTGATCGCGTTCGCCAATGAGGAGATGGGCCTGTGGGGCGGCCGCGCCTACGCCGACAAGCACGGCGCCGAGGTGGCGAAGTTCCAGCTCGGCACCGAGTCCGATTTCGGCGCCGGCAAGATCTGGCGCATGAGCGCCAGCGTGAAGCCCGAGGCGCGCGAGGCGATCGGCCAGATCGCCAGGGTGCTGGAACCGGTCGGCGTGGCCTACGACGCCACGCGTCCCGGCGGCGGTGGTTCGGATCTGTCGCAGATGCACGCCAAGGGCATGGCCGCGCTGTCGCTGACCCAGGACGGCACGAAGTACTTCGACTGGCACCACACTCCCAACGACACGCTGGACAAGATCGATCCGGCCGAGCTGGCGCAGAACGTGGCGGTGTACGCGGCGTTCTCGTACATGGCCGCCCAGGCCCACGGCGACTTCGGTTCTGCCCCCGGCGCGTTCGCGAAGGACGGCGCCGGCGAGTGATGGACTCTGCTCCCTCCCCTGCTTGCGGGGGAGGGTTGGGCGACTGAAAGGAGTCCTTCAGGTGAGGGGTCGCTCTTCGCTGCAAGATCAGGAGCACCCCTCCCAAC
This window of the Rhodanobacter soli genome carries:
- a CDS encoding M20/M25/M40 family metallo-hydrolase yields the protein MRRLPLTLLAAGLLASGIASAATTTIPATAVKTAEQLRDQALHDDTAYKVTASLTTEVGARMAGSEADRRAVDWAVAKFKELGYDKVYTEAVTYPLWVRRSEHAAIVAPFPQPLVLTALGYSAGTPKGGLTAEVVKFDTLDALKAADPASIKGKIVYVGYRMERAKDGHGYGMGSAVRTMGAVIAQAKGAAAYLLRSVGTDAQQRAAHTGVTGFRDPAKAIPAAALTNPDADQLERVLAYGKPVTLKLDLDCGVVGEYTGANVIGEITGRKHPDQVVAIGGHLDSWDLGTGAIDDGAGVAIAMAAGKLIRDLPQRPDRTIRVIAFANEEMGLWGGRAYADKHGAEVAKFQLGTESDFGAGKIWRMSASVKPEAREAIGQIARVLEPVGVAYDATRPGGGGSDLSQMHAKGMAALSLTQDGTKYFDWHHTPNDTLDKIDPAELAQNVAVYAAFSYMAAQAHGDFGSAPGAFAKDGAGE